The Sphingobacterium bambusae genome includes a window with the following:
- a CDS encoding ABC transporter permease yields the protein MINLAWKFIRFDRAKSIGVVTAMVISVFLIGQQLSLLAYLMGLMGNLIGNAPVKENQVWIMEAQSKNINAINAIDQRLLQEIASLPVVRSTHPVVIAAARATFLDGKTAAVTLVGSDGPAFVMGPIDQKLMDGTRLDLLAPAAVSAEFFSAKNWDTDVVKGKAIEINGKRATINLVTRNAQAFGASLMYGTLENVCHLGNIPASEVSLIIADLDAASNKEQFIQHIDSLYPHLKAWDAKELQRSSVREILITSNMGMSFGTLVLFAMLSGFFIIGLTLYSSALDRIKDYGTLKAIGARKGYVKRLIITQAFLYGCLGYAIALLLLFGFKLGVAKNGLLIDISIPFAAMLLVVTLFISVGGSLFAVRKIGKLEPASVF from the coding sequence ATGATCAATCTCGCCTGGAAGTTTATTCGCTTTGATCGAGCTAAAAGTATAGGTGTCGTCACGGCGATGGTGATCAGCGTGTTTTTAATCGGGCAGCAATTAAGTCTGCTGGCTTATTTAATGGGCTTGATGGGCAATTTGATCGGAAATGCTCCGGTCAAGGAAAATCAAGTGTGGATTATGGAAGCGCAGAGCAAAAATATCAATGCAATCAACGCGATCGACCAACGCTTGCTGCAGGAAATTGCTAGTTTACCGGTGGTTAGGTCGACGCATCCCGTTGTGATCGCCGCTGCTCGTGCAACCTTCTTAGATGGGAAGACTGCTGCCGTCACGTTGGTAGGCAGCGATGGCCCCGCTTTTGTGATGGGACCTATCGATCAAAAGTTAATGGATGGCACGCGCTTAGACCTACTCGCGCCAGCAGCGGTATCGGCCGAGTTTTTCAGTGCGAAAAATTGGGATACCGATGTGGTCAAGGGGAAAGCCATCGAAATCAATGGTAAGCGTGCTACCATCAATTTGGTAACCCGTAATGCGCAGGCGTTTGGCGCGAGCCTCATGTATGGCACCTTGGAAAATGTGTGCCATTTGGGTAATATTCCGGCATCAGAAGTCAGCTTGATCATCGCTGATCTGGATGCTGCCAGCAACAAGGAACAGTTTATACAGCATATCGATAGCCTGTATCCCCATCTAAAGGCTTGGGATGCCAAGGAGCTACAACGTTCTTCCGTTCGGGAAATCCTAATCACCTCGAATATGGGAATGAGCTTTGGTACCCTAGTGTTGTTTGCGATGCTCAGCGGTTTCTTTATTATCGGGCTGACGTTGTACTCTTCGGCACTGGATCGCATCAAGGATTATGGCACATTGAAGGCTATTGGAGCTCGGAAAGGATACGTGAAGCGCTTGATCATCACGCAAGCATTTTTGTACGGTTGTTTGGGCTATGCGATTGCCCTATTGTTACTTTTTGGATTTAAATTGGGCGTTGCTAAAAATGGTTTGTTGATCGATATTTCGATACCCTTTGCTGCGATGCTACTCGTCGTAACTTTGTTTATTTCGGTTGGGGGATCCCTTTTTGCGGTACGCAAAATCGGGAAACTTGAGCCGGCTTCTGTATTTTAA
- a CDS encoding HlyD family secretion protein, with protein sequence MKHIINNYRSLFFLWALVLLGACSGGTEKQKEPASKEELLQTVNTVAAVGKVVPRGGWTLLASAKSGTVVDIAVAEGDRVEKGQVLLRLAASEVPFDVDMAEAQLQRLQVQHKNAVSGLKQAEVKLAFLWQQYITSKELYSKKAETKEKVDADYLAWQEQEQVRLSLQQQILAERAVEEEQGVSVRKAQQERADLLVRAANKGIVVELLAKVGQVVASNSELARIADTDSLEIDAEVDELFVDRVKVGQEVSLYSIGSKTLLGKAHITYVGPTLVNKSMLYETANEADDRRVRRIKIMPDQVGNLLINAKIDCQINVN encoded by the coding sequence ATGAAGCATATTATAAATAACTATAGGTCGCTGTTTTTCCTATGGGCACTTGTCTTGCTGGGGGCCTGTTCAGGCGGCACAGAAAAGCAAAAGGAGCCGGCATCTAAGGAAGAACTGTTGCAAACGGTAAATACCGTGGCAGCGGTAGGGAAAGTTGTGCCGCGTGGTGGCTGGACTTTATTGGCCAGCGCCAAATCGGGCACGGTCGTCGACATCGCGGTGGCGGAGGGCGATAGGGTGGAAAAAGGGCAGGTGCTGCTTCGTTTGGCAGCGAGCGAGGTGCCTTTCGATGTGGATATGGCGGAAGCTCAACTGCAGCGATTGCAAGTACAGCATAAGAACGCCGTAAGTGGCTTGAAACAAGCGGAAGTCAAGCTGGCTTTTCTGTGGCAACAGTACATCACCTCGAAAGAGTTGTATAGCAAGAAGGCAGAGACAAAGGAAAAAGTAGATGCCGACTATTTGGCTTGGCAGGAGCAGGAACAAGTGCGCCTGAGCCTGCAACAGCAGATACTTGCCGAACGTGCTGTGGAGGAAGAGCAGGGGGTAAGCGTTCGTAAAGCGCAGCAGGAGCGTGCGGATCTGCTGGTACGTGCCGCAAACAAGGGAATCGTGGTGGAGCTACTGGCTAAGGTCGGTCAAGTGGTCGCATCAAATAGTGAGTTGGCACGTATCGCCGATACCGATTCCCTAGAGATCGATGCCGAGGTGGACGAACTCTTTGTGGATAGGGTTAAGGTGGGGCAGGAGGTTTCCCTTTACAGTATTGGGAGTAAAACGTTATTGGGCAAGGCGCACATTACCTATGTAGGACCTACCTTAGTAAACAAGTCCATGCTCTACGAAACGGCAAATGAAGCCGATGATCGTCGTGTGCGACGGATCAAGATAATGCCGGATCAAGTTGGAAACTTGTTGATCAATGCGAAGATCGATTGCCAGATAAACGTTAACTAA
- a CDS encoding ABC transporter ATP-binding protein — protein sequence MSEEIIRLEAVEKVYQVADTSIHALRPTNIAFRKGELTLIMGPSGSGKTTLLSILGFVIYPTAGKVFYGGKMLTNLRENQLADLRLHEIGFVFQQFNLIEPLTALENVMQPLLLQGKDSKSAREAAGKALQELGLMDRAKSLPKKLSGGQKQRVAIARALVTNPAVLLCDEPTASLDAKSAAMIMEELKLLAKSGKAVIVVTHDLRLRKFADRTIYVEEGLVSNTITDEAYYK from the coding sequence ATGTCGGAAGAAATTATTCGTTTAGAAGCTGTTGAAAAGGTCTATCAGGTAGCTGATACCAGCATCCATGCCCTAAGACCCACCAACATTGCTTTCCGTAAAGGGGAGTTGACCCTTATCATGGGGCCTTCGGGCAGTGGCAAGACAACCTTGTTATCCATTTTAGGATTCGTTATTTATCCCACGGCAGGCAAAGTTTTTTACGGCGGCAAGATGTTGACCAATCTGCGAGAGAACCAATTGGCCGATCTACGTCTGCACGAAATAGGTTTTGTTTTTCAACAGTTCAACCTCATCGAACCACTTACGGCACTCGAAAATGTAATGCAGCCACTTTTGTTGCAGGGGAAAGATTCGAAGTCGGCGCGCGAGGCTGCAGGCAAGGCACTTCAGGAGCTGGGCTTAATGGATCGTGCTAAAAGCTTGCCTAAGAAACTCAGCGGTGGACAAAAACAACGCGTTGCCATCGCGCGAGCCTTGGTGACTAATCCTGCCGTGTTGCTCTGCGACGAGCCTACCGCCTCATTGGATGCCAAAAGTGCTGCGATGATTATGGAAGAGCTTAAACTGTTGGCAAAAAGTGGAAAGGCCGTTATTGTTGTCACGCACGACCTGCGCTTGCGTAAATTTGCCGATCGTACGATCTACGTCGAAGAGGGTTTGGTTTCCAATACGATTACAGATGAAGCATATTATAAATAA
- a CDS encoding P-loop NTPase family protein — translation MIDHISGIDKSLFILSTHITDLGTSVKDNERVALKYLDTKVDGDHGVSFTYTLVDGIATDKLGMWILKREAVFESFRAIKSGTTQS, via the coding sequence TTGATCGATCATATCAGCGGTATTGATAAGAGCCTCTTTATCCTATCGACCCACATCACCGATTTGGGTACATCGGTGAAAGACAACGAACGTGTGGCGCTCAAATATCTGGATACCAAAGTGGATGGAGATCATGGAGTCTCCTTTACCTACACACTGGTGGATGGCATTGCGACGGATAAGCTGGGCATGTGGATATTGAAGCGGGAAGCGGTGTTCGAGAGCTTCCGCGCTATAAAGTCTGGCACGACCCAGTCCTAG
- a CDS encoding MutS-related protein: MFWNDLDEQELRQLIKRKNPLRLVLKYDQLFRSPKKSVLQELFKMLYMLDALYAVAKMWNKGNLCFPHMHGEHGESTLLSIKGMYNLALEKPVKNDVHIDAVQNIWFLTGANMTGKSTLLKSTACCVHLAHTGFPVPASSMETVLFKGMMTSINLADSLSAGYSHFFAEVHRLKIMAEHIAAHGPMVIMLDEILKEPIIKMPMRRLRS; this comes from the coding sequence GTGTTTTGGAACGACCTCGACGAGCAGGAGCTGCGGCAACTGATAAAGCGCAAAAATCCGTTACGCCTCGTTTTAAAGTATGATCAGCTTTTCCGAAGTCCTAAAAAGAGCGTCTTGCAAGAGCTGTTTAAGATGTTGTATATGTTAGACGCCCTCTATGCCGTTGCGAAGATGTGGAATAAAGGTAATCTGTGCTTTCCGCACATGCACGGCGAGCACGGTGAAAGCACGCTTTTAAGCATCAAAGGGATGTACAATTTAGCGCTGGAAAAGCCCGTGAAAAATGACGTGCACATTGATGCGGTGCAAAACATCTGGTTCCTGACGGGCGCTAATATGACAGGAAAGTCAACCTTGTTGAAGAGCACTGCGTGCTGTGTACATTTGGCTCATACGGGCTTTCCCGTGCCGGCATCGTCTATGGAAACGGTACTTTTTAAGGGTATGATGACGAGTATAAACTTGGCAGATAGCCTTAGCGCAGGATACAGCCATTTTTTCGCAGAAGTGCATCGCTTGAAGATCATGGCTGAACATATTGCCGCACATGGACCGATGGTGATCATGTTGGATGAAATTTTAAAGGAACCAATTATCAAGATGCCTATGAGGCGACTGCGCAGTTGA
- a CDS encoding glycoside hydrolase family 2 TIM barrel-domain containing protein — protein MKRSAKINVALALCLFAAQSLVGQSSVTLSGKGRALQQEPEVERKGVPWLDETIVEENRLPMHASYFVYESKALADHADWKKSRNYLSLNGDWKFKWVEAPKDLPANFEALTHDDSQWPMFPVPANWELNGYGFPMYTTSGFEFTYLIGRANPPLVPMRFNPTAVYRRTVDITDAWDGKQVYLHIGAAKSNLSVWVNGKYVGYGEDSKLPSEFDITPFLSKGKNLIVLKVMRWGVANYLEDQDMWRLSGITRDCYLLAREATHLYDLDFSAQLDSSFRDGNVVSKLQLNAPAKQVLKADITLLQDGKPVAQKTLDIAVGAQQLSTAMPVENPLLWTAETPHLYQVITTLKSADGKVLEVIPQRVGFRKVEIKNGQFLVNGQPILIKGVNRHETDPKTGHVISREAMLKDIQLMKQFNINSVRSSHYPNTEEWLDLCDEYGLYVIDEANIESHGMGYDLSYTMANRPTWEKAHVSRVERMMDRDKNHASIITWSMGNEAGNGYNFYRAYLAMKARDTTRPVQYERAVVNYGEMRFDWNTDMIVPMYASPAAMESYAKRNPQPVRPFIQCEYAHAMGNSLGNFKDYWDIIRAHKDHFQGGYIWDFVDQCFQRVNAAGDTVYTYGGDYEPKEAITGWNYASKGIFYANRTPYPHAWEMKKVYQDVHSTLIGRDSIAIYNEKFFTDLRNVELLWELVLDGKTIQKGSLEQIVVKPQETKHVALGLKEKPAKGELFLNLTYRLKSAEPLIPAKHIVATEQLSLGGTYNATQPSRVAEAATINVEQTGDIVSVKGKDLLLVFDKKHGWLKKYQYRAVDLIDEGSNFKANFWRAPNDNDFGANTPDKLKAWKTATQQSKVESFEANLEGKLAHITVRHALPEVFGTLTMDYWVNSLGEMTVKQTFVADTTQKVEVLPRFGMQWIFPKGFENVEYYGRGPQENYQDRNFSAHVGHYKQTVDEQYFPYVMPQETGNKTDIRFWKLTDKKGRGITVTADSLFSASALHFFDSDLDDGEKRAQRHAADLKKRPQTQLNIDWKQMGVGGINSWGAWPMRAYLLPYQDYRFSFSVRPTF, from the coding sequence ATGAAACGTTCCGCTAAAATTAATGTTGCACTTGCCCTCTGTCTGTTTGCTGCCCAAAGTCTTGTTGGGCAATCCAGTGTTACCCTTTCTGGAAAGGGACGCGCACTGCAGCAAGAGCCTGAAGTCGAAAGAAAAGGTGTGCCTTGGCTCGATGAAACCATTGTAGAAGAAAACCGTCTTCCCATGCACGCCAGCTACTTCGTGTATGAGAGCAAAGCCTTGGCCGATCACGCAGACTGGAAAAAGTCGCGCAATTACTTGAGCTTGAATGGCGATTGGAAATTTAAATGGGTGGAAGCACCCAAAGATCTACCTGCTAATTTTGAAGCATTGACGCACGACGACAGCCAGTGGCCTATGTTTCCCGTACCTGCCAATTGGGAATTGAATGGCTATGGCTTCCCGATGTACACCACATCGGGTTTTGAGTTTACCTACCTAATTGGTCGTGCCAACCCTCCCTTGGTTCCGATGCGTTTCAATCCGACAGCGGTCTACAGACGCACGGTTGACATAACCGATGCTTGGGATGGTAAGCAGGTTTATCTACATATCGGTGCCGCCAAGTCCAATCTTTCTGTTTGGGTAAATGGCAAATATGTAGGCTATGGTGAAGATAGCAAGTTGCCTTCCGAATTTGATATTACGCCTTTTCTGTCGAAAGGCAAAAATCTTATCGTACTGAAGGTGATGCGCTGGGGCGTCGCCAATTATTTGGAAGATCAGGATATGTGGCGACTGAGCGGCATTACGCGCGACTGTTACCTGCTGGCTCGCGAAGCAACACATCTATACGATCTCGATTTCTCCGCACAGCTCGATAGCAGTTTTCGTGATGGTAACGTGGTCAGCAAACTGCAGCTTAATGCGCCGGCGAAACAAGTGCTGAAAGCTGATATTACCTTGCTTCAAGATGGTAAGCCCGTAGCCCAAAAGACGCTTGATATTGCAGTCGGTGCCCAGCAGCTATCGACAGCGATGCCGGTAGAGAATCCACTTCTATGGACCGCGGAGACACCGCATTTATATCAGGTCATTACAACCTTAAAAAGTGCGGATGGAAAGGTGCTGGAGGTAATTCCACAGCGCGTAGGTTTCCGAAAGGTAGAAATTAAGAACGGTCAGTTTTTAGTGAATGGCCAACCGATATTGATTAAAGGTGTCAATAGGCACGAAACGGATCCGAAAACCGGACATGTGATCTCGCGAGAAGCCATGTTGAAGGATATACAGTTGATGAAACAATTCAACATCAATTCAGTACGCAGCAGCCACTATCCCAATACGGAGGAATGGTTGGATCTGTGTGACGAATATGGCTTGTACGTTATCGATGAGGCAAATATCGAATCGCATGGAATGGGCTACGATCTATCGTACACCATGGCCAATCGACCAACTTGGGAGAAAGCACATGTATCACGTGTGGAGCGTATGATGGATCGCGATAAAAACCACGCCTCCATCATCACCTGGAGTATGGGCAACGAGGCCGGTAATGGATATAATTTTTATAGGGCATACTTAGCGATGAAGGCGCGCGACACCACTAGGCCGGTGCAGTATGAGCGAGCTGTGGTAAACTATGGGGAGATGCGTTTTGACTGGAATACCGATATGATCGTTCCCATGTATGCAAGTCCGGCCGCCATGGAAAGCTACGCCAAACGTAACCCGCAGCCTGTGCGTCCCTTCATCCAATGCGAATACGCACATGCCATGGGAAATTCCCTTGGGAATTTCAAAGATTACTGGGATATCATTCGTGCCCATAAAGATCATTTTCAGGGCGGCTATATCTGGGATTTTGTAGATCAATGCTTTCAGCGGGTCAATGCTGCAGGTGATACGGTGTATACCTATGGCGGAGATTACGAACCGAAAGAAGCCATCACCGGATGGAATTACGCTTCCAAAGGTATCTTCTACGCAAACAGAACGCCATATCCGCACGCTTGGGAAATGAAAAAGGTGTATCAGGATGTGCACAGTACCCTTATCGGGCGTGACTCGATTGCTATTTACAACGAGAAGTTCTTTACCGATCTCCGTAATGTGGAACTGCTGTGGGAGCTTGTGTTGGATGGCAAAACCATACAAAAGGGAAGCCTTGAACAAATCGTCGTTAAGCCGCAAGAAACAAAACATGTTGCCTTGGGCTTGAAAGAAAAACCGGCCAAAGGCGAGCTGTTTCTTAACTTGACCTATCGCTTAAAATCGGCGGAGCCCCTCATTCCGGCAAAACATATTGTAGCGACCGAGCAGCTATCATTAGGAGGCACCTACAATGCTACGCAGCCCAGCCGCGTAGCCGAAGCAGCAACCATCAATGTAGAGCAAACTGGCGATATCGTATCCGTAAAAGGAAAAGACTTACTGTTGGTTTTCGATAAAAAACATGGCTGGCTAAAAAAATATCAATACCGAGCTGTTGATTTGATCGATGAGGGCAGCAATTTTAAAGCTAATTTTTGGCGTGCACCAAATGATAATGACTTTGGCGCAAATACACCGGATAAGTTGAAAGCTTGGAAAACCGCTACCCAACAGAGCAAGGTGGAATCCTTTGAGGCTAATCTTGAAGGAAAGCTGGCCCATATTACGGTACGCCATGCGCTACCGGAAGTTTTCGGAACCTTAACGATGGACTATTGGGTAAATAGCTTGGGAGAGATGACCGTGAAGCAAACATTTGTGGCCGATACAACACAAAAGGTAGAGGTATTGCCACGCTTCGGTATGCAATGGATTTTCCCAAAAGGCTTTGAAAACGTCGAGTACTATGGTCGCGGACCTCAGGAAAATTACCAAGATCGTAATTTCAGCGCCCACGTTGGACATTATAAGCAAACGGTGGACGAGCAATATTTTCCCTATGTCATGCCGCAAGAAACGGGTAATAAGACGGATATACGCTTTTGGAAGCTCACCGACAAAAAGGGTCGAGGTATTACCGTCACCGCCGACTCTTTATTCAGCGCTAGCGCCCTGCATTTCTTCGACTCGGATTTGGATGATGGCGAAAAACGTGCACAAAGACATGCCGCCGACCTGAAGAAGAGACCACAAACACAGTTGAACATCGACTGGAAGCAGATGGGCGTAGGCGGGATCAATAGCTGGGGCGCTTGGCCGATGCGTGCATATCTATTGCCTTACCAAGATTATCGCTTTTCCTTTAGCGTGCGACCAACTTTTTAG
- a CDS encoding family 43 glycosylhydrolase, with amino-acid sequence MNRLLIFAYLFTFAFNGFAQVAGKTTYKLVWSDEFEKDGTPDAKYWTFEEGFQRNREDQWYQQANAVCKDGMLHISLRKERKPNPTYQKGSKDWATSRQHIQYTSSSINTLGKKQWQYGRFEIKAKIPVGSGLWPAFWTLGTEGEWPSNGEIDIMEYYRGNILANIATGTKDRWKAKWFSKTKSVDELGGKAWADKFHLWRMDWDEHEIALYVDDSLMNKVPLEQLANADGSNPFQQPHYVLLNFALGGINGGKIDEKLLPAVYEIDYVRVYQKEDASSQDAQTFTPGARWEDQHGEHINAHGGGIIYHEGTYYWYGEKRGGKTSLGVNVYSSKDLYNWTFEKLAFAPADDPNSDITWGCIMERPKVIYNEKTKKFVLWFHLELKGQGYAAARAAVAVSDTPTGPFTFVHSFRPNGNMSRDMGLFVDDDGQAYHIYSSDENYALRLVRLSEDYLHPTKEDKLLFRNHREAPALFKHANKYYLFTSGCTGWAPNRAELHVADNLFGSWKSLGDPMHGPQAQLTFDGQSTYVLPIEGKKDAFIFMADRWKPNQLLDSRYIWLPVDLQDGKVSVSWKDEWDLSVFN; translated from the coding sequence ATGAATCGACTCTTAATCTTTGCCTATCTCTTTACCTTCGCGTTCAACGGTTTCGCGCAAGTCGCGGGAAAAACAACCTACAAATTGGTGTGGTCCGATGAATTTGAAAAAGATGGTACACCCGATGCCAAGTATTGGACCTTTGAAGAAGGTTTTCAACGTAACCGAGAAGATCAATGGTACCAACAGGCCAACGCGGTATGCAAAGACGGTATGTTGCATATCAGCTTGCGGAAGGAGCGGAAGCCAAATCCGACCTACCAAAAAGGAAGCAAAGATTGGGCGACATCACGCCAACATATTCAGTATACCTCCTCCTCTATCAATACACTCGGCAAGAAACAATGGCAATATGGCCGATTCGAGATCAAGGCCAAGATTCCTGTTGGTTCAGGCTTATGGCCCGCTTTTTGGACGCTCGGCACCGAAGGCGAGTGGCCCTCCAATGGCGAGATCGACATCATGGAATACTATCGCGGAAATATTTTGGCCAATATTGCTACGGGGACCAAGGATCGCTGGAAAGCCAAATGGTTTAGCAAGACCAAGTCCGTGGATGAGCTTGGTGGTAAAGCTTGGGCAGATAAGTTCCATCTGTGGCGCATGGATTGGGACGAGCATGAAATAGCACTTTATGTCGATGACAGCCTGATGAACAAAGTGCCGTTGGAGCAATTGGCCAATGCCGATGGATCCAATCCATTTCAGCAACCACACTACGTACTGCTTAATTTTGCATTGGGCGGTATCAATGGTGGAAAGATCGATGAAAAGCTGTTGCCCGCAGTCTATGAAATAGATTACGTTCGGGTTTATCAAAAAGAAGATGCCAGCTCGCAGGATGCCCAGACTTTTACACCCGGAGCACGGTGGGAAGATCAGCATGGCGAGCACATCAATGCACATGGCGGCGGCATTATTTACCACGAAGGTACCTACTATTGGTACGGAGAGAAACGCGGCGGTAAAACCTCTTTGGGTGTCAACGTGTATTCCTCAAAAGACTTGTACAACTGGACCTTCGAAAAATTAGCCTTTGCGCCGGCAGATGATCCCAACAGCGACATTACCTGGGGCTGCATTATGGAGCGGCCGAAAGTTATTTACAACGAGAAAACAAAGAAATTCGTGCTATGGTTTCACTTAGAGCTGAAGGGGCAGGGTTATGCTGCTGCGCGCGCGGCCGTTGCGGTCAGCGACACGCCTACCGGCCCGTTCACCTTTGTGCATAGCTTTCGTCCCAACGGAAATATGTCGAGAGATATGGGACTGTTCGTTGATGATGATGGCCAGGCCTACCACATCTACTCTTCCGACGAAAACTATGCCTTGCGTTTAGTGCGCCTCAGCGAGGACTACCTCCATCCGACGAAAGAGGATAAACTCCTCTTCCGAAACCACCGAGAGGCGCCGGCTTTGTTCAAGCATGCAAACAAATATTATCTGTTTACCAGTGGTTGCACCGGTTGGGCACCAAATAGAGCGGAGCTACATGTTGCCGACAATCTCTTTGGATCGTGGAAATCCTTGGGCGACCCGATGCATGGTCCGCAGGCGCAGCTCACCTTCGACGGACAGAGCACCTATGTGCTGCCTATTGAAGGTAAGAAAGACGCATTTATCTTTATGGCCGACCGATGGAAGCCCAATCAGCTGTTGGATAGCCGTTATATTTGGCTTCCTGTTGATCTGCAGGACGGGAAGGTTTCCGTGTCTTGGAAAGATGAATGGGATTTGTCTGTTTTCAACTAA
- a CDS encoding DUF4488 domain-containing protein — protein MKKMKIMLTQLLLLACCVAIAAVPPGSKKKIVSRFIGIWELASVEAPDGQTYHAHAGQLKCFEANGTYRFLFVSDGGTVVTQQGSFKVLTNKMYKEDIEFSTNPNLRNVSSPVAYEFVNEDTLQLRGSVNNVPFREKWVRVKMPAM, from the coding sequence ATGAAAAAGATGAAGATTATGTTGACGCAGCTGCTTCTTTTGGCCTGCTGTGTTGCTATTGCCGCGGTACCGCCGGGCTCCAAAAAAAAGATAGTAAGTCGGTTTATCGGCATTTGGGAGCTGGCTTCTGTCGAAGCTCCAGATGGACAAACGTATCATGCACATGCGGGACAGCTGAAATGCTTTGAGGCGAATGGCACGTATCGGTTTTTGTTTGTCAGCGATGGGGGGACCGTCGTTACGCAACAAGGGTCGTTCAAAGTATTAACCAATAAGATGTACAAAGAGGATATCGAGTTTTCAACCAACCCAAACCTACGAAATGTGTCCTCTCCCGTAGCATATGAATTTGTTAATGAGGATACCTTGCAGTTACGCGGTTCAGTCAATAATGTGCCGTTCCGAGAGAAATGGGTGCGCGTGAAAATGCCCGCTATGTAA
- a CDS encoding fibronectin type III domain-containing protein gives MLKNIIIASILAFSLGMQGCSKSEESNSLEIPEEPSENIAVPQLGQLTFSDITTTGAQVVGHVSHRGGAFVLERGVCWSKEEMPTVDNNYREATSAKGSGEFGLQLTGLVQSTSYYVRAYAKNKGGIAYGQQMILRTADIQSVDFAPKPLFIIGSSRASYDVEIVSSGGGAITERGICWGTTENPTVADHKIAHGSTGIGKFRANLTGLTERTNYHLRAYAVNETGVSYGTNVPFRTIGKGNVTYTFNKASNPNAEQLAAYDRLQVAIDSAVWYANNYTSATKHVWLNYDAGVPTADANNEGWMRFGANASYQNIRTMLHEMNHTFGTGTTSWWSNQAISGGKYQFAQVNTVLKLITADNNAVLNGDGMHWWPYGLNQNSEVTSSWDFVYNCLIIEAMRRDGMTSHSGSYQP, from the coding sequence ATGTTAAAAAACATTATTATCGCGTCAATACTCGCGTTTTCGCTCGGTATGCAGGGGTGTAGCAAATCTGAAGAATCCAATAGCTTGGAAATACCGGAAGAACCGTCAGAGAATATAGCCGTTCCTCAGTTGGGGCAACTTACATTCTCGGATATTACGACAACTGGTGCACAGGTTGTGGGACATGTTTCGCACAGAGGCGGAGCATTTGTCCTAGAACGTGGCGTCTGCTGGAGTAAAGAAGAGATGCCTACGGTGGATAACAATTATCGCGAGGCCACTTCGGCAAAGGGATCGGGAGAGTTTGGTTTGCAACTTACCGGTCTTGTCCAATCTACGTCTTATTACGTTCGTGCTTACGCAAAAAATAAAGGCGGAATAGCCTACGGCCAGCAAATGATCTTGCGTACCGCAGATATACAATCTGTTGATTTCGCACCAAAACCGCTCTTTATTATCGGTTCCAGCAGGGCTTCCTACGATGTAGAGATCGTGAGCAGTGGTGGTGGCGCCATTACCGAACGCGGCATTTGTTGGGGAACGACGGAAAATCCAACCGTTGCAGACCATAAAATAGCACATGGCTCAACAGGCATCGGTAAATTTCGCGCCAACCTAACCGGACTTACCGAGCGAACAAATTACCACCTGCGCGCCTACGCTGTAAACGAAACCGGCGTGAGCTATGGTACAAATGTGCCTTTTCGAACAATCGGTAAAGGCAATGTGACCTACACATTCAATAAAGCGAGCAACCCGAATGCAGAGCAGTTGGCAGCATATGACCGTTTGCAGGTTGCTATCGACAGTGCCGTATGGTATGCGAACAACTATACGTCTGCCACAAAGCATGTTTGGTTGAACTATGATGCTGGAGTGCCAACAGCCGATGCCAACAATGAAGGCTGGATGCGCTTTGGTGCCAACGCATCCTACCAGAATATCAGAACCATGCTGCATGAGATGAACCATACCTTTGGAACAGGAACTACCTCGTGGTGGTCTAACCAGGCAATATCGGGTGGGAAATATCAATTTGCCCAGGTAAACACCGTTCTGAAATTGATTACCGCGGACAACAATGCGGTCTTAAACGGTGATGGCATGCATTGGTGGCCATATGGGCTAAACCAAAATTCGGAAGTAACCTCCAGCTGGGATTTCGTATACAATTGCTTGATTATCGAGGCCATGCGTAGAGATGGTATGACAAGCCATAGCGGTAGCTACCAACCCTAA